One region of Rhodocaloribacter litoris genomic DNA includes:
- a CDS encoding CYTH domain-containing protein, translating to MLEIERKFLIDRLPERLEIFPHEPVRQGYVAADPNGTVVRLRQKGDRFYLTVKSAGERARIEREVLLAADQFEALWPATEGRRLEKTRYYLPHGAYTIELDVYHGALEGLFTAEVEFESHAAAEAYAPPAWFGREVTYDPRYKNLQLATRGRPPA from the coding sequence GTGCTGGAGATCGAGCGCAAGTTTCTCATCGACCGCCTTCCGGAACGGCTGGAGATCTTCCCGCACGAGCCCGTCCGGCAGGGCTACGTCGCCGCCGACCCGAACGGCACGGTGGTGCGCCTGCGGCAGAAAGGAGACCGGTTCTACCTGACGGTCAAAAGCGCGGGGGAACGGGCCCGCATCGAGCGGGAGGTGTTGCTGGCGGCGGACCAGTTCGAGGCACTCTGGCCGGCGACGGAGGGACGACGCCTGGAAAAAACCCGCTACTACCTGCCCCACGGCGCGTACACCATCGAGCTGGACGTCTACCACGGGGCCCTGGAAGGGCTCTTCACGGCCGAGGTCGAGTTCGAGAGCCATGCCGCCGCCGAGGCCTACGCGCCGCCGGCGTGGTTCGGGCGTGAGGTGACCTACGACCCCCGCTACAAGAACCTGCAACTCGCCACACGCGGCCGCCCCCCCGCATGA
- a CDS encoding DUF4340 domain-containing protein, with protein sequence MRNNTLLLLAGGVVLLLIVAFAAGVFDDEISTVEVPELAIEPEAVSRMNVTWPGQALSLERRPTGWHLTAPLEARADSATAAGFLAALKNLKPEAVLSTNPARHAHYGVDSSAKTVTLYTDAPSPIRLTLGKSGPDFQSVYLRLGDDPRVLLARGRPFFPTVLDDWRDKTVLDLKSPLAIRQVRVEKEDKTYEVFREHGAWQIRVDGTTAPADSAAVARWLDRFTPLQADGFLAEVPADDVRNDPEEQLIFTLEDGTTRTLRTRIEGKYLAAVTEDAGETFRLYGHRRVMLYPSSGSLKANP encoded by the coding sequence ATGCGAAACAACACCCTGTTGCTCCTTGCCGGCGGGGTCGTCCTTCTGCTGATCGTCGCCTTCGCCGCCGGCGTCTTCGACGACGAGATCTCGACGGTCGAGGTACCCGAACTGGCGATCGAGCCGGAGGCCGTCTCACGGATGAACGTAACCTGGCCCGGGCAGGCCCTGTCGCTCGAACGCCGGCCCACAGGCTGGCACCTGACCGCCCCGCTCGAGGCCCGCGCCGACTCGGCCACCGCGGCCGGTTTCCTGGCCGCCCTGAAAAACCTCAAGCCGGAGGCCGTCCTCTCGACCAACCCCGCGCGCCACGCCCACTACGGCGTGGACTCCTCGGCGAAGACGGTCACCCTGTACACGGACGCCCCGTCCCCGATCCGGCTCACCCTGGGTAAATCCGGCCCCGATTTCCAGTCGGTCTACCTTCGCCTCGGCGACGACCCGCGCGTCCTGCTGGCCCGTGGCCGCCCCTTCTTCCCCACGGTGCTCGACGACTGGCGGGACAAGACCGTCCTCGACCTGAAAAGCCCGCTGGCCATCCGGCAGGTGCGCGTCGAGAAGGAAGACAAAACGTATGAGGTCTTCCGCGAGCACGGCGCCTGGCAGATCCGGGTCGACGGCACCACCGCACCGGCCGACTCGGCCGCCGTCGCCCGCTGGCTCGACCGCTTCACCCCGCTCCAGGCGGACGGCTTCCTGGCCGAGGTACCGGCCGACGACGTGCGCAACGACCCCGAGGAACAGTTGATCTTCACCCTCGAAGACGGCACCACCCGCACGCTTCGAACGCGCATCGAAGGCAAATACCTCGCCGCCGTCACCGAAGACGCCGGGGAAACCTTCCGTCTCTACGGGCACCGGCGCGTGATGCTCTATCCGTCCTCCGGGAGCCTGAAAGCCAACCCGTGA
- a CDS encoding ABC transporter permease produces the protein MKPAWILMKRELNAAFDSPSAYVVLIAFLLIVGWFFGNGLFLQNVASLRTVFDLAPIIFMFFVPAVTMATFAEERRAGTLELLLTMPVRDWQVITGKLLAVTVLLWSAIGLTGLYALTIAVLGDPDFGATAGGYLGLMLLAVTYGAIGLLASSLTRNQIVAFILGFAIIFALFMMDKVTDFVPGALAGLLEYLSIDYHYRNLLRGVIDSRDVLYYLSVTFFACLLTAYHLARRPE, from the coding sequence ATGAAACCCGCCTGGATTTTGATGAAGCGCGAGCTGAACGCCGCCTTCGACAGCCCGTCGGCCTACGTCGTGCTCATCGCATTCCTGCTGATCGTAGGCTGGTTCTTCGGCAACGGGCTGTTCCTGCAGAACGTGGCGTCGCTGCGCACCGTGTTCGACCTGGCTCCGATCATCTTCATGTTCTTCGTCCCGGCCGTCACGATGGCGACGTTCGCCGAGGAGCGACGCGCCGGCACGCTGGAACTGCTCCTGACGATGCCCGTGCGCGACTGGCAGGTGATCACGGGCAAGCTGCTGGCCGTGACGGTGCTGCTCTGGAGCGCCATCGGCCTGACGGGCCTCTACGCCCTGACCATCGCCGTCCTCGGCGACCCCGACTTCGGCGCCACCGCCGGCGGCTACCTCGGCCTGATGCTCCTGGCCGTCACCTACGGCGCCATCGGCCTGCTGGCCTCCAGCCTGACGCGCAACCAGATCGTGGCCTTCATCCTGGGCTTTGCCATCATCTTCGCCCTCTTCATGATGGACAAGGTCACCGACTTCGTCCCGGGGGCCCTGGCCGGCCTGCTCGAATACCTGAGCATCGACTACCACTACCGCAACCTGCTGCGCGGCGTGATCGACTCCCGCGACGTGCTCTACTACCTCTCGGTGACCTTCTTCGCCTGCCTGCTGACCGCCTACCACCTCGCCAGAAGACCCGAGTAG
- a CDS encoding SemiSWEET family sugar transporter, whose translation MHVEPDALTVLGLVAAACTTVAFLPQVVKNWRTKSAGDLSFGMFGLFTIGVVLWLVYGVLIENLPIIAANMVTLVLNVINLVQMVRYRHRGVPGKKAV comes from the coding sequence ATGCATGTAGAGCCAGATGCCCTCACCGTGCTGGGGCTCGTTGCCGCGGCCTGCACGACGGTTGCTTTCTTGCCGCAGGTGGTCAAGAACTGGCGGACGAAGTCGGCCGGGGATTTGTCGTTTGGTATGTTCGGCTTGTTCACCATCGGGGTGGTGCTCTGGCTGGTCTACGGGGTGCTTATCGAGAACCTCCCGATCATTGCGGCGAACATGGTCACGCTGGTGCTGAATGTGATCAACCTCGTCCAGATGGTCCGCTATCGCCACCGGGGGGTGCCGGGGAAGAAAGCGGTCTGA
- a CDS encoding helix-turn-helix domain-containing protein, with protein MSALLQPEQVIALETMAREASDEALRRRARLLLLYHEGRPTREVAAAVGLSPSRANYWRREFRRRGMDVFPQTDAVPVKPATPPASRKRAPKTPAAEAEASLVDRVTDAIAETVPALLPKKLRKKAEKLAGEVRDILGKKAARAIEEIRTEESFRAFVDFVQKQGAQIREKLEAEDLKKKQIKFLRKQLKKLEAQIERAEKLLQKMESR; from the coding sequence ATGAGTGCGCTGCTTCAGCCGGAACAGGTCATTGCCCTGGAAACCATGGCCCGGGAGGCGTCCGATGAGGCCCTCCGGCGCCGGGCCCGGCTTTTGTTGCTCTATCACGAGGGCCGGCCGACGCGCGAGGTGGCCGCCGCCGTGGGACTGTCCCCGAGCCGGGCGAACTACTGGCGCCGTGAATTCCGGCGGCGCGGGATGGACGTTTTTCCACAGACCGATGCCGTGCCGGTGAAGCCGGCGACCCCCCCGGCCTCGAGAAAGCGTGCTCCGAAGACGCCCGCCGCTGAGGCGGAAGCCTCGCTGGTGGACCGGGTCACGGATGCGATTGCCGAAACCGTGCCGGCCCTGTTGCCGAAAAAGCTGCGCAAGAAGGCCGAGAAGCTCGCCGGTGAGGTGCGGGACATCCTCGGCAAGAAGGCGGCCCGGGCGATCGAGGAGATTCGCACCGAGGAGAGTTTCCGGGCGTTTGTCGACTTCGTCCAGAAGCAGGGGGCGCAGATCCGCGAGAAGTTGGAGGCGGAAGACCTGAAGAAAAAGCAAATCAAGTTTCTGCGGAAGCAACTGAAGAAGCTGGAGGCTCAGATCGAACGGGCCGAGAAGCTGCTGCAGAAAATGGAATCCCGGTAG
- a CDS encoding GldG family protein: MKRDWTSRTSLLLVGVILVLLNLIGVNLFLRLDLTDDNVYSLSPASIRLVENLEDPVTFKAFFTPNLPAPYSSNLRFLRDKLDDYRAYGGRNVQYEFVDPGSDEALREEAERYGIPPVQIQVIENDNLQIKNAFMGLAILYGGEREIIPVVQDLSTLEYDITSALKKLTRERTPVVGFLTGHGEPTPAQHMPALDRALQRNYDVRTVSVTDTTLSPRPDVLLVVAPSDSLPEAHLKAIDAYLMSGGKAGFLLNRVAANLQMGQASELTTGLEGLLERYGARIGANLVMDRQSSSISVQRNLGGFIVQQAIEYPFFPIATRFNPDHQMVNRLREVGLYYASALDTAAVLPENVTLEPLMYSSPRSGLQQDFFFIQPMVARSMETLRDGPYVLAAAYSGTFPSAYVDGLRSPNTRLVVVGDGDFVNASLMGTEIPGNVAFVLNMVDWLAQDDDLLAIRTKTIEPRQLEFVSEAVRPWIKYANMLGPALLVLLFGLIRWRLRKSRTFVLPGSPAPSAPETPRRAEVHEPA, encoded by the coding sequence ATGAAGCGCGACTGGACTTCCCGTACCTCGCTCCTGCTGGTCGGGGTGATCCTCGTCCTCCTGAACCTGATCGGCGTCAACCTCTTCCTTCGCCTCGACCTGACCGACGACAACGTGTATTCCCTCTCGCCGGCCTCGATCCGGCTCGTGGAAAACCTGGAGGACCCGGTCACCTTCAAGGCTTTCTTCACCCCGAACCTGCCGGCCCCCTACAGCAGCAACCTGCGCTTCCTCCGGGACAAGCTCGACGACTACCGGGCCTATGGAGGGCGCAACGTCCAGTACGAATTCGTCGACCCGGGCAGCGACGAGGCGCTCCGGGAAGAAGCCGAGCGCTACGGCATTCCGCCCGTTCAGATCCAGGTGATCGAGAACGACAACCTGCAGATCAAGAACGCCTTCATGGGCCTGGCCATCCTCTACGGCGGCGAACGCGAGATCATCCCGGTCGTGCAGGACCTCTCGACGCTCGAATACGACATCACGAGCGCCTTGAAGAAGCTGACCCGGGAGCGCACCCCCGTCGTCGGCTTCCTGACCGGCCACGGCGAGCCCACACCGGCCCAGCACATGCCCGCGCTCGACCGGGCCCTCCAGCGCAACTACGACGTCCGCACCGTCTCGGTCACGGACACGACGCTGAGCCCCCGGCCCGACGTGCTGCTGGTGGTGGCCCCGTCGGACTCGCTGCCGGAGGCCCACCTGAAGGCGATCGACGCCTACCTCATGAGCGGCGGCAAGGCCGGCTTCCTGCTCAACCGGGTGGCCGCCAACCTGCAGATGGGCCAGGCTTCGGAACTGACCACCGGCCTCGAAGGGCTGCTCGAACGCTACGGCGCCCGCATCGGTGCCAACCTGGTGATGGACCGCCAGAGCTCGAGCATCTCGGTGCAGCGCAACCTCGGCGGCTTCATCGTCCAGCAGGCCATCGAATACCCGTTCTTCCCCATCGCCACCCGGTTCAACCCGGACCACCAGATGGTCAACCGGCTGCGCGAGGTGGGGCTCTACTATGCCAGCGCCCTCGACACGGCGGCCGTGCTGCCCGAGAACGTAACCCTTGAACCCCTGATGTATTCCTCCCCCCGGAGTGGCCTGCAGCAGGACTTCTTCTTCATCCAGCCGATGGTCGCCCGTTCCATGGAGACGCTCCGGGACGGCCCTTACGTGCTGGCAGCCGCCTACAGCGGCACCTTCCCCAGCGCCTACGTGGACGGGCTGCGCAGCCCCAACACCCGCCTGGTCGTCGTGGGCGACGGCGACTTCGTGAATGCCTCGCTCATGGGCACCGAGATCCCGGGCAACGTCGCCTTCGTGCTGAACATGGTGGACTGGCTCGCCCAGGACGACGACCTGCTGGCGATCCGCACCAAGACAATCGAACCGCGCCAGCTCGAGTTCGTCAGCGAAGCCGTGCGCCCGTGGATCAAGTACGCCAACATGCTCGGACCCGCCCTGCTGGTGCTGCTCTTCGGCCTCATCCGCTGGCGCCTGCGCAAAAGCCGCACGTTCGTCCTGCCCGGCTCTCCCGCACCCTCCGCACCGGAAACGCCGCGCCGGGCCGAAGTGCACGAACCCGCCTGA
- a CDS encoding ATP-binding cassette domain-containing protein: MIEVRGLTKRYGAETAVDAISFEVRPGEILGFLGPNGAGKTTTMKVITCYLPPTEGTVLVDGLDVSKEPLAVRRRIGYLPEHTPLYGEMTVYDYLAFVATLREVPEADRPRRLAAMVEVCGLGDVLGKRIDTLSKGYRQRVGLAQAMIHDPPILILDEPTSGLDPNQIVEIRSLIKSLGREKTVILSTHILPEVEASCDRVLIINRGRLVADGTPDDLQAHFSGGQHIRFGVQANGGTGPGGIEAALQAWGKARIVDVHPDGDGALVYELASEQPDDLRPELFRLAVEQGWVLTELHRTRADLEAVFRQLTHAA, translated from the coding sequence ATGATTGAGGTACGCGGGCTAACGAAGCGCTACGGCGCCGAGACGGCTGTGGACGCGATCTCCTTCGAAGTACGCCCCGGCGAGATCCTCGGCTTTCTCGGTCCCAACGGAGCAGGGAAGACCACCACGATGAAGGTGATCACCTGCTACCTCCCCCCCACCGAGGGCACCGTCCTGGTTGACGGGCTCGACGTCTCGAAAGAGCCCCTGGCCGTGCGCCGGCGCATCGGCTACCTCCCGGAGCACACGCCGCTCTACGGCGAGATGACGGTCTACGACTACCTGGCCTTCGTGGCGACCCTGCGCGAGGTGCCCGAAGCGGACCGCCCCCGCCGGCTCGCCGCCATGGTCGAGGTGTGCGGCCTCGGGGACGTGCTCGGCAAGCGCATCGACACGCTCTCGAAGGGCTACCGGCAACGGGTGGGCCTGGCCCAGGCCATGATCCACGACCCGCCGATCCTCATCCTCGACGAACCCACCTCGGGCCTGGACCCCAACCAGATCGTCGAGATCCGCAGCCTGATCAAGTCGCTCGGACGCGAAAAGACGGTCATCCTCTCGACGCACATCCTGCCCGAGGTGGAGGCCTCGTGCGACCGGGTGCTCATCATCAACCGGGGCCGCCTGGTGGCCGACGGCACACCGGACGACCTGCAGGCCCATTTCAGCGGCGGGCAGCACATCCGCTTCGGCGTGCAGGCCAATGGCGGAACCGGCCCGGGCGGCATAGAAGCCGCCCTGCAGGCCTGGGGCAAGGCCCGCATCGTCGATGTGCACCCGGACGGCGACGGTGCTCTCGTCTACGAGCTGGCCTCCGAGCAACCGGACGACCTGCGCCCCGAGCTCTTCCGCCTGGCCGTCGAGCAGGGCTGGGTGCTGACCGAACTGCACCGCACCCGGGCCGACCTCGAGGCGGTCTTCCGCCAGCTCACCCACGCCGCCTGA